In Sporichthya polymorpha DSM 43042, a genomic segment contains:
- a CDS encoding antitoxin VbhA family protein encodes MSPTDLQPADRSRVVADARRSSELEGARSTEATRADQDAYVRGEIDIDQLGERVRSRYGLA; translated from the coding sequence ATGAGCCCGACCGATCTACAGCCCGCCGATCGTTCGCGTGTGGTGGCAGATGCTCGCCGATCCTCAGAGCTCGAGGGTGCGCGGAGCACGGAGGCGACCCGGGCCGATCAGGACGCCTATGTCCGCGGAGAGATCGACATCGACCAGCTCGGCGAGCGGGTGCGTTCGCGCTACGGACTCGCTTGA
- a CDS encoding ArdC-like ssDNA-binding domain-containing protein, protein MSRTTPTRRADPGDRLAVAHAHLVSAVEALTQGEAWQHMLTVAARLPTYSATNILLIGIQCPDATHVAGIRAWNSLGRRVRKGEKGIAILAPCLSRVREGDERPAADSPLPVPRESSERPDAVPARRLRGFRVVHVFDASQTVGEPLPDVGPQLLAGDAPRLLTARLVDVIRSDGFTVELGPCTGTANGHTDFATRTVRVRDDVPDAQASKTLAHELGHIRGGHETRFLAEYRTSLGCRAQAEVEAESIAYLVTHAAGLPTEAYSVPYLAGWSGGDTDRVREAATRVIDTARGILTDLGLDRSHPPAPAPVTHRLVDPAALPEVEPPAPQPP, encoded by the coding sequence ATGAGCCGCACCACTCCGACACGGCGGGCGGATCCCGGTGACCGGCTGGCCGTGGCCCACGCCCACCTGGTCAGCGCCGTCGAGGCCCTCACCCAGGGCGAGGCGTGGCAGCACATGCTCACCGTCGCCGCCCGGCTCCCGACCTACAGCGCCACCAACATCCTGCTCATCGGCATCCAGTGCCCGGACGCGACCCACGTGGCCGGAATCCGCGCGTGGAACTCCCTCGGCCGACGGGTCCGCAAAGGGGAGAAGGGCATCGCCATCCTCGCGCCCTGCCTGTCCCGGGTGCGTGAGGGAGACGAGCGACCCGCCGCAGACTCGCCACTGCCGGTCCCACGAGAGTCCAGCGAGCGCCCCGACGCCGTCCCGGCCCGCCGGCTGCGCGGCTTCCGGGTCGTGCACGTTTTCGACGCCAGCCAGACCGTGGGTGAGCCGTTGCCCGACGTCGGGCCGCAGCTGCTCGCCGGGGACGCCCCGCGGCTGCTCACGGCCCGGCTCGTGGACGTGATCCGCTCCGACGGCTTCACCGTCGAGCTTGGCCCGTGCACCGGAACGGCTAATGGGCACACGGACTTCGCCACCCGCACGGTGCGGGTACGCGACGACGTCCCCGACGCACAAGCCTCGAAGACGCTCGCCCACGAGCTCGGCCACATCCGGGGCGGGCACGAGACCCGATTCCTCGCCGAGTACCGCACCTCCCTCGGCTGCCGCGCCCAGGCCGAGGTCGAGGCCGAGTCCATCGCCTACCTCGTCACGCACGCCGCCGGCTTGCCCACCGAGGCCTACTCCGTGCCCTACCTCGCCGGTTGGTCCGGCGGCGACACCGACCGGGTGCGCGAGGCCGCCACCCGGGTCATCGACACCGCCCGCGGCATCCTTACCGACCTCGGCCTCGACCGCAGCCACCCGCCGGCCCCGGCCCCGGTGACCCACAGACTCGTTGACCCCGCCGCGCTGCCGGAGGTTGAGCCGCCCGCGCCGCAACCCCCGTAA